CGCGCAGGAAAGGCCGCGCTTGTAGTGAATACCGGTGGTGAAGATTTCATAACCGGGATGCTGGGCTTTAAGCATGGGAGTCTTACTCAGCTTGTGAGTCCAGTCTTTGAATCCATATTCGTTGTAGTATTCTTCCATGTTTTCGGCAGCGAGGCCCTTGGCCCACGGGAAGGTAACTACAGCGGCAATCTGCTTGTTGCCTGCCTTATCGGTGTAAGGGGTCTTTTTGAAGTAATATTCAGAGTGGCACTGGGCGCAGGCCAGAGAACGCATCTCCTGAAAAGTAAGATCTTCCAGTTTTTTGCCGCTCGCTTCAAGGCCGCGTTTAAGGTAAGGTCGTGAGATCTCAAGCTGGCTTGTCTGACTGTTGTGGCAGTCTGCGCAGCCGATGGGGTTCACAATCTCGTTACCCATTCTTGCCCATTTCCCGGTGAAATATTCAAGTTCACCGTCTCTTTCCATAATGCGCGGAACATCAGAAGATTTACAGGACCAGCATGCCATGGGCATCGGGCCGTCGTTGGGACCCGTAGGTGCTCCTGTGCGGAGGGTGTTGATGTTGCTTTGCAGAGCGTTGAAGTGTCCGCGAGGAGCATTATAGTCTTTGGCGAAACCGTAACCAGACCAAAGAATTGCCAGCTGGGGATATTTTTCCACCAGATCTTCAATTTTGTTACTGTCTCTGGTTTTTTTCCAGGTATCATATTGGCGAGGATATTCCTTGCCCCAGATGTCGCTTCTGGCTTCCACTCCTTCTGCTTTAATGACAGGAGCTGTACTCAGTAAAACTTGTTCAGATTTCTTGGTATTGATTGAAAGCAGCATGTAGGTCATGAAGGCTATTGCAATTAGAGCCCCCACTAGTATTATAGTATTTTTCTTCATTGTTCCCCCATTCATCTCCAGAATATTATTGAGTCCACTTTGCACCAAGTCTTACAGGTGCGGCATCAATACTGCGCACTTTTCCGTGCGGGACATAGCGGTGACAATCCCAGCATTTTCTTTTCCCCAATGACTCACTGTCAAACGCATGGTAGCGGTCAACATTCTTGATGAGTGTTTTCGAAAAGCTGGAATGACATCTTATGCAGTTTTCCTGAACACGGCGGGCACCATCCTCTGTGATGAGCATGCGTTTTCCGTATGTGCTCAATGTGAAGGCGACAGAGTGATTCCATCCGTCGCGGCTTTTAGACGCGTATTTGTCGACGTAATTTTCTGTCGGCAAATGACAATCAACGCAGGTGGCGCGTTGAGCGTGGGAACTGTGCTGCCATGTAGTGTAATAACTCTCCATAACATGGCAGTTGATACAGGCTGTGGGGTCACTGGACATGTATGATGTGGCCTTGGACTCTTGGACCAGATACACACCCATCACCACAGCAACTGTTACACTTGCCAGTGCACAGAACCGTAGAATCGAGTTAAAGTTCATAGACACCTCTCTCTACAAGTTTGCTTTGGCCTCATTAGTCTTCTTTTGTAAAAGTGTTATTTTATTAGATTGGCTGTGCTTCCTCCTTTTTGATTATTGATGTTTTAGAAATAGTTAATTGCTTGAATTATCCATGTTGTCTGGGGCTGTTTCAAATTCTTGATTTATTTTAATTAAAGTGGAGCTTGCATTCTTTCAATTGGAAAATAAAAAGATTGCACTACTGCCAATATCTCATAATCATGATTTTAAATCTATGACTTAAGTCAGAAAATAACGCGTCTTTTTTGACAGAATCGGTAAAACAAATATTTCGGCTTCAACACTTGAGGATGAAACAATATGCGGGTATCACTGGCTGACTAAAGAAAAGATCAAGGATGGGATATGGCAAAAAAATTTACTGAACTTGAACATAATATTCTGGCTCTGGCGGGAACTAATCTTTCATGGAGTGCAACACCTTACGCAGATATTGCTGAGCAGGTGGGGTGTTCCGAGCAGGAAGTGCTTGACCTTTTAAGCCGTCTTAAAGATGACAAAATTATCCGCCGTTTCGGGGCGACTCTACGTCACCAGAAGGCCGGATACGGCGCAAATGCCATGGTCGCATGGCGGGTAACTGAAGATCAGGAGCCGGAAAAGGTCGGCGAATTCATGGCTGCGCGTTCTGAAATCAGCCATTGCTACCTGCGTCTCACTTATGAAGACTGGCCGTACAACCTTTATACGATGATCCACGGTAAAGGACCGGACGATTGTAAAAATGTTGTGGCTGAACTTGAAGAGCAGACCGGAATTACCGATCACTGTACCCTGCGCAGTCTGAAAGAACTCAAAAAGACCTCCATGGTCTATTTCGAAAAGAAATAAATTTTACGGGGAGCACAAAATCATATTCCCCACGCACAATCTGCCGTCTCCAATAGCGAAGCCCTACGAAAACGTTTTGGGATTCTTAAACCCTTTTGGAAAGGGGTTTAAGCCCCCGGAGGGCCGCCGGAGGCTTCATTTTATTAAAAAAGCGCGAAGCGCATCATAAGGAGTTTTTCATGGCTTCATCATCTGAACTTTTTAATAAGGCACAGGAACTGCTTCCCGGCGGTGTTAACAGCCCGGTCCGCGCTTGCAAATCTGTTGGCTGCGATCCTCTTTTCATTGAAAAGGCCGAAGGCAGCCGCATGTGGTCCGTGGAAGGGCAGGAACTTATCGATTACGTCATGAGCTGGGGCCCGATGATGCTCGGCCACGGCTATGAAGCAATCAAAGAAGCAGCCCACAAGGCCGTTGATATGGGCGCAAGTTACGGCGCACCCTGTCCCGGTGAAATCGAGCTGGCCGAAGAGATCATCAAAATGGTCCCCTCCATTGAGATGGTACGCATGGTCAACTCCGGCACTGAAGCAACCATGTCCGCACTGCGTCTCGCCCGTGGCGTAACCGGCCGCGACAAAGTCCTCAAGTTCGAAGGCTGCTATCACGGTCACAGTGATTGCTTTCTCGCCAGCGCAGGTTCCGGTCTGGCAACTTTTTCCATTCCCGGCACTCCGGGTGTTCCTGAAGGAACTGTAAAAGATACCCTGCTTGCTCCCTACAACGACCTTGAGGCCGTAAAAGCTGTCTTTGAAAAAGAAGGTAAGAGCATAGCAGCGATTATAGTTGAGCCTGTTGCAGGTAACATGGGTCTCGTTCTGCCCAAGGAAGGATTTCTTGAAGGTCTGCGTGCACTTTGCGACGAGCACGGCGCATTGTTGATTTTCGACGAAGTTATTACCGGATTTCGCGTAACTTCCGGTGGCGTAGGTCCCCGTTTCAACGTCACCCCTGATCTGACCACTCTCGGAAAAATCATCGGCGGTGGTTTTCCTGTAGGCTGCTACGGCGGTAAAAAGGAATACATGAATCGTATTTCTCCCTGTGGTGATGTTTATCAGGCCGGGACACTTTCCGGTAACCCCGTAGCCATGGCAGCAGGTGTCGCAACTCTGCGTGCGCTCCAGAAGCAGGATTATGATGCTCTTGAAGCACGTACCCTCAAGCTGGCGCAGGACATGAAAGCTGCCCTCGAAGCCAATGGTTTCAAGATTACCCTGAACCATGTTGCTTCTATTTTCACTCTGTTCTTCACTGATCAGGAAGTAACTGATTTTGAATCCGCCAAGACCGGTGATGCCGAGATTTATTCTAAATTCTATCGCCATATGCGCGATAACGGCGTGAACCTCGCACCTTCCAGCTTTGAGTGTACTTTTACTTCTTTCGCGCACAGCGAAGCTGATTACGAAGCCACTCTGGAAGCTGTTAAAAGCTTTAAAGGTTAAGAATGTCTCCAACGGCTGGGGAAGGGGAAACTCTTGCAAGAGTTTCCCCTTCCCCAGACCCCATCCCCTTCAGAACCTTTTAGTTTGCTTCGCATACAGATTTTTAATACGACCTTCGAATATACAGATGGCGAAGCCCTAATAAAAGGTTTTGGGATTCTTAAACCCTTTTGCAAAAGAGTTTAAGCCCCCGGAGGGAAACATGCCTGCTAAAATTTCAATTTACTCCCTTACTCAAAAAGGTACAGAAACCGCACACAAACTTGCAAAATCGTTGCAGGCTGATTGCTATGTGCTGCATCGGTACGCCGCAGAATCCGACATCCCATTTTCCTCCCTCAAAGACATAGTTGCCGATAACTTATCCAGATACGAAAACCATATTTTTGTGGCCGCTTCCGGCATCGTAGTGCGCATAATTGCGCCTCACCTGAAAAGTAAGGATGTGGACCCGGCTGTGGTTGTTGTTGATCAGGAAGGGGAGTTTGCCATCAGTCTGGTCTCCGGGCATCTGGGCGGAGCCAATGAACTTGCCCGTTTGGTGGGCGATGAAATCGGAGCTACTCCTGTTATTACCACGGCTACGGATTGTGCGGGTGTTCCTTCCATTGATTTGCTGGCCCGTGATCAGGGGCTGATCATTGGTGATATCGGTTTAATTAAGCATGTTAATGCTGCTATTTTGGATGGGGAGAAAATCCCGGTTTACGATCCTGACGGTTTTTTGGACATATCCGCAATTAGTGATTATTTTTATGTGGTGGAAGCTGTTGAAGAGTTGTCGGAATCTCGTTGCGGTGTTGTTGTGGACTGGCGTCACCATGAGTTGCCAAAGCGGGTGGTATCCCTTTTTCCACGTTGTTTGACTCTTGGAGTAGGGTGTCGGCGCGGGGTTCCTGCTAATGAGATTCTAGATCTGATTCTTTCCGTTTTGGCGGATAATAGGATTGCCATTGAGTCCGTATTTTGCATGGGATCAATTGAGGCGAAACGTGATGAAGCGGGACTGCTCGAGGCAGCAGAAATTTTAGGGCTGGATTTGAAGTTTTTCAGTGCAGCAGAACTTGATGAAATTGAGGTCGCCAATCCTTCGGGCATGGTGATGAAACATATGGGGGTCGGTGGCGTGTGCGAAGCGGCGGCAATGAAGCTTGCAAATGCAACGCAAATTCTGGTTCCCAAGACCAAAAGTTCGCGGGTGACTGCGGCAATTGCAAGGAAAGTATGAGTAAAGGTTGCATAAAAGTGATCGGCCTCGGCCCCGGTGATGAGTGTCTGTTGGCCCCGCAGGCCCGGCAGGCTATTGAGGATGCGGATGTCGTGGTCGGTTATACCGGATACGTGAAGCTGGTTCCGCAGGAGCTGCTTGAAGGCCGGGAAGTTCTTTCTACAGGCATGATGGCCGAGGTTGAACGTTGCCGTAAGGCAGTGGATGCCGCGGTTTCCGGGCGTAATGTTGTAATGGTTTGCAGTGGTGATCCGGGAATTTACGCCATGGCCGGGCTGGTGATGGAGTTGCTTGAAGCCGGGGAACTGTTTGATAAAGTAAATTTTGAAGTAGTGCCGGGAATTCCGGCTTTTTCTGCGGCAGCGGCCTTGCTGGGTGCACCGCTCATGCATGATTTCGCTTCCATCAGCCTTAGCGATCTACTCACCCCGTGGGAAAAGATTGAGAAAAGACTGGAGGCTGCTGCTTCTGCTGATTTTGTAATTGCAATTTATAATCCCCGTTCCAAGAAGCGTGCAGGGCATCTAGGTGAAGCTGTTGAAATTTTAAAAAAATATCGTGACGGGACCACTCCGCTTGGTATCGTGAACCGGGCTTATCGTGAGGAGCAGAAGGTACGGGTGGTTACTCTGGATACACTTGATGTGGGTGATGTGGATATGCAAACGGTTCTGATTATTGGGAATTCTTCTACAAGAGAGGTCGCGGGAAAAATGCTCACTCCGCGAGGTTATGCCAACAAGTATGACATCTGATTCTGTGCGGGATAACTATTTGATACCGCTAATTTTAATAAGTAAATTTTTTTACCGTGCTTGACATGGTTTTTTATCTAAATTAAATCCACAAGGAGACTGTAATTAGGTTAACGTTATTCTAAGGAGGAACTGAGGATGAAAAAGACCCTGCTTATCTGCATGGTAGCAGCTGCTCTGGTTTGTGCTTTCGCACTTCCCAGCCTGTACGCTGTTGACGCTCCCGGCGACATGGTTTTGAAGGCACCTGCTGGTGCTAAAATGACCAAGGCCCCTGTTGATTTTTCTCACAAAGGACATGCTGCTGTTGACTGTACCAAGTGTCACCACAAATGGGACGGAAAAGCTGCTGTAAAAAAATGTTCTGCTGAAGGTTGTCACGTTGACACCAGCAAAAAAGGTAAAAAGAAGCCTACTTCTTTCTACTCCGCTTTCCACTCTAAGTCTGACATGAGTTGTGTGGGTTGCCACAAGGCTCTGAAGAAAGCTAAGAAAGCAACCGGTCCCACCAAGTGTGGTGACTGCCACCCCAAGAAAAAGAAATAAGTTTTCTTGATGTGTAATTAAAAGGGGGCTGCCCGCCCCCTTTTTTTAAATTTTTTTTAAGAGGGTAGTCTATGACCCCGGATTCACCGGATAAGAAAGGCACGGAAGAGGTTCTCGACCTTAATGATGTTGCTGAAGAGGTTGATGCCAGCTTTGAGCAGGAACTCGAAGACCTTTTTTCTGAAGATCTTGAAATTGAAGAGCCTGAATTGACCATGGATGATTCAGACGATCTTCTTGTGCTGGATGATGTTGTCGAGGCAGGTGGTGACGATGATCTGCTGGTGCTTGATGACGTTGTTGAGACCGGTGAGGATGATGTTCTTGAATTGGACGATATTGTTGAGAAAGCAGGGGATGAAGTTCTTGAACCTGATGATATAGTTGAAGAAGCTGGGGATGACACCCTTGTGCTTGATGATGTTGTTGAAGAAGCTTCCGGGGAAGACATCCTTGAACTTGATGATATTTTAGAAGATGCCGGGGACGTACTTGACCTGGGCGAAATTGCTGAAGAAGCAACAGAAATTTTCGAATCTCCGGCAGACGAAGCTATAGCTGAAGCTGATCTCGGAGATGATATTGATTTTGATCTCGGTGAGGCTGAAGTCCTTGCCGCTGACGGAGTTGAGGACGGCGAACTTGACGCTGACGGCCTTGACGGTTTGATTGATGGTCTCGGCGGTGACGCAACCGTTGCCGAAGATGATGCCGAGGATATTGATTCTTTGTTCGAAGAAGATTCTGATGTTGCAAATCTCGATTCTTTGCTGGATGAAGCCAGCGCGGACGAAGATGACGAGCTTGATGGGCTTCTCGGTGAAGTCGAAGACAAGGTTGAGCTTGGAGATCTGGGTGAGGACATCCTTGCAGATGAAGATATAGAAGGGTTGCTGAGCGATGACCATGAAGAGGTGGTCGAACTGCATGAAGAAGGCCTTGATTTATTGGAAGAGCTTACAGATGAGCCAGCAGAACAGCCGGTCATTGAAACCGTATCTGAAGTGGAAGTTGCCGAAGCTGAGGTTATCGAGCCGGAAGTGCTAGAACCTGTGGTTGAAGAGCCTGTAGTAGAAGATATTTCCGTTGAAGAAAGTGAAGTCGCTGAGCCGGAGATTGTTGCTGGCGAAGTGGATCTTGCCGCCGACCTTGAAATGGTCAGTGATGAGGAATTAGGTGCAGATGACGATGACCTTGATCTCGGTGAACTGCTTGAGGATGCTGAAATAGATTTTTCCGATCTTGATGCTGAACTTGAAGCCGATGATGCTGACGGTTTGGTCGATGCAGGTGAACAGGCTGCGATAATTGAGGAGCTTGAAGAAAAGGCTGCTTCTGCCGCCAAGCGTTCTGAAGCTCTTGAAATTTCCCTTAATGATGCGACTGAGCGGATTGCGGTGCTTGAGCAAGTCCTTGAATCCGCTACTGAGAAAATCGCGCAGGTTGACTCCCTTGAAGTAAATCTGGCCGCTTTTGCGGAAAACATGCGTTTGCTTGAGGAAAAAGTCGCTCAGGATAGCGGAGTCGAATCTGCTGTTAGTCAGCAGTTAAGCGAAGCTTTGAGCCCCGACTCTGCTGCTGTTGTTGCTATTGCCGCAGCCGCTGCCGATGAAGTAAGCGATAAAATTAACGATCAGGTTCAGCTGGGACTGCGTGAAGTTCGCGCAGATTCCGAAGAGCGCGTTGCCGCTATCGAGACTAAGCTTGCTGAAGGTCCTGAGCTTGAGCCGCGCATGGTTGCTCTTGAGACCCGTCTGGATGAGACTCCTGATCATGATCCGCGTATTGCAGCTATTGAAACGCGCCTTGACGAAGCTCCAGATCATGAACCCCGGCTTGGTGGGATTGAGGAAAAACTCGAAGCCCTGCCTGATGTGGAAGAGGTTGTCAGCAAGTCTCTCGAAAAGGAACTTGATCCTGACTCCCCGGCCTTTTATCGCATCAAAAGCCGCTTGACCGAGGATATTGAGGATTACCTTGCCCCGCGTCTGGTGGAGAAGATTGATGAGATGAAGGGTGAGCTTGAGGAGTCTTTTAAGGCTTCTGTTGAAGAGCTTCTTGCTGATAAGCTTGAGCGCGCTGTTCCGGCTGAAGCTGCCCGGATTATCCGTGAAGAGATCGCGGCACTTGCCCGTGAACTTGAAGGATAATTTTTTTTAATAATGTTTTTTTGATCGGTCCGGCGGACATATGTCTGCCGGACCGATTTGATTTGTAGTAAGTGCGTGGGAAAAAGAAAAAGCCTACGTCCCCGGTTTTGCCAGTCCCAGCGGCGAATCCTTAATAAAAGGTTTTGGGATTCTTAAGCCCTTCTGTAAAGGGTTTAAGTCCTAATTGAGCCGCCGGTGGCATCAAAAAGCGGGTCGACTATTTGGAGGTCTCATGCTAAAGAGCCTCACAAAAGAAGGGTGCTTAACAGGTTTTCTTCTTTTTACCCGCCCGGCGCCCCTACCTGTGGAGGTTGTGGCCATTTCCCACCGGGCGGGGTTTTTCAAGCCTAATCAAGGATATATACCATGGATAAGATTCAGAAGCAGGCTTTGCAGGTCGCCAAAGAAATCGTAGTAAAATTTATTGAGGTCGGAAGAATTTCCCCCTCCAATTTTTCTGAGCACTTCAGTGCCATTCATGCTGATGTTGTAGCTTCTGTCGTTGAGCAGGAAAAGACTCTTGCTGCTGACGACAAGGGAGATGCTCAGTAGATGGCGCAGGTATCTGATCAGGAGCATGGCAAGAAAGTCAGGGACATGTTCGGCAGGATTGCCGGGTGGTATGATTTCCTGAACCATTTTTTAAGTGCCGGGCAGGATATTTACTGGCGGTACCGTCAGGTAAAATTGGTCCGTCCGAGCAAAGACGGTCTGGTTCTTGATCTTGCTGCCGGAACCCTAGACGTCTCTGTAGAACTTCTACGTCAGTACCCGGATGTGAAAGTTCTGGCCATGGATTTTACCCATGAGATGCTCGCCTGTGGCAAGGCAAAAAAACTTGAAGGCAAGCATGCTCTCCGCAGTGAGAGTATTGCAGCTGTTCAGGCTGACGGAAGAGTATTGCCTTTGCCGGATTGCTGCCTTGACGGAGCTACCATTTCTTTTGGCATCAGAAACATACTTCCCCGCGAGGATTGCTATAAAGAAGTCCTGCGCACACTCAAGCCTGGAGCTCGGTTCTGTATTCTGGAATTCGGTTCCGGAAGCAAGAAAATCTGGAAGGGTGTTTACAATTTTTATCTGAACAAGGTTCTGCCTCTTTTAGGCAAGGTTGTTTCAGGTGATTCCGGGGCATATTCATATCTTGCGGATACTATCCGCGCTTTCCCGGATGAAAGAAGTCTCGGTGAGGAATTGCGTCGTGCCGGTTTCGGGCGGGTGATGTTTATTCCGCTACTTTCCGGGATAGTGTATATCCATGTGGCGGAAAAACCTGCGGAGTAACCTCAAAGGTCGGTTATTGACTGGCCTAGTGAGATGAGCAGTAAACCGAATATCATGGCGATCAGGCCGAGTATGCGTAATTGCCTCGGGCCTCGCTCAATAATTGAAATAAGGATTCTGGGCATGCGCTCAGAAAAAACAAAATAGGGAATCCCTTCAATAATGAAGGCCAGACCAAGGGCGGACAGAAGAAAGGACCAATCGATATTCATAATAGTAACTATGTATATGTGCTGGTTGGTTATGTCTACCCTTAACGGAACTGAGTTGGTCTATTAAATTTTAAGGCCGGAATTATTATACAAATGTTTTTGAAGGCTTATTTTGTTATCTAAGCAATAAAGGACAATAGTTTATGATTAATTACTCTGACATTGAAAAGAAAAATACCACAATTGCGGTGGTCGGCCTCGGCTACGTCGGCCTGCCCCTCGCAGTTGCCCTTGGCCGTAAGTTTAAAGTGCTGGGGCTTGATATTTCCGAACAGCGCGTTAAAGAATTGCGTGAAGGGTATGATCGCACTGCTGAGGTTTTGGAAGACGATTTCCATAACTATGTTGAATTCAGCACCGATGCTTCCCTGCTCAAAAATTGCGGCATAATCATTGTTGCCGTGCCTACTCCCATTGACGAAGCTCGTAACCCGGATCTGCGTCCCGTAGTTGGCGCTTCCACCATGGTTGGCGAGAATATGTCTGCCGGATCTGTGGTTGTATACGAATCCACAGTATATCCGGGACTTACTGAAGATATCTGCGTTCCCATTCTCGAAGAAAAATCCGGGCTCAAGTACGGCAAGGATTTCGGAGTCGGTTATTCTCCCGAGCGTATCAACCCCGGCGACCGCGAGCATACCTTGCAGACCATCGTCAAGGTTGTTGCCGGTAATGATGCTGAAGTGGCCGAGCTGCTGGATAAACTTTACTCTTCAATTATCACAGCCGGAACCCATCGCGCTTCCTGCATCAAGGTTGCCGAGGCCGCCAAGGTAATTGAAAACACCCAGCGTGACCTTAATATCGCGCTTATGAATGAACTTTCCATGATCTTTGATAAAATGGGCATCGACACCCTTGATGTTCTGGAAGCTGCCGGAACCAAGTGGAACTTCTTGCCCTTCCGTCCCGGTTTGGTGGGCGGGCACTGCATTGGTGTTGACCCCTACTATCTGACCACCAAGGCGGAAGAGATTGGTCACCATCCGCAGGTTATCCTTGCAGGGCGTAAAATCAACGACTCCGTGGGTAAATTTATCGCTGACACAACAGTCAAGCAGATGATCAACGGCGACAGCAGGGTCAAGGGTGCCAAAGTCGGTATTCTCGGTCTGACTTTCAAGGAAAATGTTCCCGATCTGCGCAACACCAAGGTTGTTGACGTTGTTGACGAACTTGAATCTTTCGGCGTGGATGTACTTATTCACGATGCTTACGCTGATCCTGAAGAAGCTGTTGAGGAATACGGCATCACCACTTCTTCCTTTGATGATTTCAAGGATCTTGAAGCGGTTATTCTTGCTGTATCCCACGATAAATATCGTGAACTCGGTCTTGATACCATCAAGAGCTGGTTCAGGAATCCTGATAACGCCTTGATCATTGATGTGAAATGCTTCTTTGACCGTAAGGAACTGGATGAAGCCGGTATCAGGAACTGGAGATTGTAGTCTTTGAAACCGATTCTTTTTGTTACGGCAACAGCCAAGGAAATGAAAGCCGCGCTGGGCGGGGTCTGCAAACTGCCTCGGTTGGAGCAGGGCACTCCTGTTCCTTTTATGTTCGGTGATCGTTCCGGGTTGTTGCTGGTAACCGGAATCGGGGTGATTAATACATCTTTCGCCCTCGGGCGGGCATTGGCCGGAAATGATGTGGGCGTGGTTGTGCTGGCTGGAATTGCCGGGACATTTAATGCTGAACAGTTTCCCCTTTGTTCCTCCTGTGCGGTAAAAAAAGAAATTTGGCCCGAATACGGGTTGAAAAAAGGTGACCATGTTGATCCCAAAGGGCTGGGATTCAGCCTTGCGGAGATCGATGGTCAGCCTGTCTGGAACGAGATTGAACTTTGTTCTGGAAAAAGTCTTGTTGATTCAGGACTTGACCGATTTGAAAATCTACCCGAAGCTGTGTCTTTGACCGTGAGTGGTGTGACCGCTACGGCTGAGGGTGCTGCCGCACACAGAAATGAACATGCGGCGGATATAGAAAATATGGAAGGTTTTGCGGCTGCGTATGTGTGCGCCCTTGTCGGGGTTGGGCTATGTCAGGTGCGGACTGTTTCAAACATTGTGGGATCAAGAGATAGTGATGATTGGGATTTGCGCGGTGCCCTTGCGGAGTTGGGGCGGGTCTGCTCAGCTCTGATCAAGTAATTTCCCTGAAACTGCTCTTCTTCTCTCGCAACCGGGATAATTCATACGCGGATGATTGAGTTATTAGCCTATTTTGAAAAGGAACTGCCTCTTATTAACGATTTTCTTGATAAGGAAACCGCTAAACTTGAGGGGCTGGTTAGGGACGTAGCCAGACACGTGCTGCTTGCTCCGGGTAAAAGGATTCGCCCGGTGTTGACTATTCTTTCCGCCCGAGGTTCGGGTTATGGGAAAGATGATATTTATCCTTTGGCTGGTTCACTGGAGCTTCTCCACGCTGCGACCCTCCTCCATGACGATATTTTAGATGATGCAGACCTGCGCCGTGGCGTAGAGGCTTCACATTTGGTTTTCGGCACCACTGAAACTATCCTTGCCGGGGATGTTCTGCTTGCTCTGGCAAATAAGATAGGTGCGGATTACGGTAAATCCCGTATCAGCTCTGTGCTTGCTTCAGGTATTATGGCAACAGTTGAAGGCGAGATCCTTGAGATCGCTCATATTTCTGAACCGTTGATGGACCGTGACACCTACATGGATATCATCATTGGCAAGACCGCCCGTTTGATT
This DNA window, taken from Marinifilum sp. JC120, encodes the following:
- a CDS encoding polyprenyl synthetase family protein, coding for MIELLAYFEKELPLINDFLDKETAKLEGLVRDVARHVLLAPGKRIRPVLTILSARGSGYGKDDIYPLAGSLELLHAATLLHDDILDDADLRRGVEASHLVFGTTETILAGDVLLALANKIGADYGKSRISSVLASGIMATVEGEILEIAHISEPLMDRDTYMDIIIGKTARLIETSCRLGAILASDDREIEDALGNFGLNMGIAFQLVDDALDYESPSNDTGKPEGGDLKEGKITLPLILYLEMLQEKEAEQLLAEIKNRTLEEDKRERVLAEIRKHGLGARTRTYAAEYVEKAKSCLMPLPDSQERQVLKQAADFVLTRKK
- the mqnB gene encoding futalosine hydrolase, translating into MKPILFVTATAKEMKAALGGVCKLPRLEQGTPVPFMFGDRSGLLLVTGIGVINTSFALGRALAGNDVGVVVLAGIAGTFNAEQFPLCSSCAVKKEIWPEYGLKKGDHVDPKGLGFSLAEIDGQPVWNEIELCSGKSLVDSGLDRFENLPEAVSLTVSGVTATAEGAAAHRNEHAADIENMEGFAAAYVCALVGVGLCQVRTVSNIVGSRDSDDWDLRGALAELGRVCSALIK